The Chelonoidis abingdonii isolate Lonesome George chromosome 9, CheloAbing_2.0, whole genome shotgun sequence genome has a segment encoding these proteins:
- the IGSF6 gene encoding immunoglobulin superfamily member 6, with the protein MAPFNKCKVVLVLEFNWILYCVGHAVDTCKVTISQHPFKEVDHSVNTVNITCSFSVSGCKDSPQMLWFRYRDFTHEALCTPECIEKFKVIGSLSDNSALLQINKLTVNDSAIYICGIAFSNSNSHTSKQTGGGTILVKRGSEKYSTEEYIPMIVLSSLLFLYSTTIFVIFIFYKSKSKLVKKTRKGDEKGEHHKNTSGRTVCRAIVQELYKKRYAQDHHQPECLEPDDTIYQNR; encoded by the exons ATGGCACCTTTCAATAAATGCAAAGTCGTGCTAGTGTTAGAATTCAACTGGATTCTATACTGTGTTG GTCATGCTGTAGACACCTGCAAAGTTACCATAAGCCAACACCCATTTAAGGAAGTAGACCACAGTGTCAACACTGTGAACATAACATGCAGCTTCTCTGTTTCCGGATGTAAAGACTCCCCTCAAATGCTATGGTTTCGCTATCGTGATTTTACACATGAGGCTCTGTGTACACCTGAATGCATAGAGAAGTTCAAAGTGATTGGATCACTGTCCGATAATAGTGCTTTACTTCAAATTAACAAACTGACAGTAAACGACAGTGCCATTTATATCTGTGGAATAGCATTTTCAAATTCAAATTCACACACATCTAAGCAAACCGGGGGAGGAACAATATTGGTAAAAAGAG GGTCTGAGAAGTACAGCACCGAAGAATACATCCCCATGATAGTCCTCTCATCTTTGCTGTTTCTATACAGCACTACCATATTTGTAATCTTTATATTCTACAAG TCAAAATCCAAACTGGTAAAGAAAACCAGGAAAGGAGACGAAAAAGGAGAGCATCAT AAAAACACAAGTGGGCGAACAGTTTGTCGAGCAATTGTACAAGAACTGTACAAGAAGAGATATGCTCAAGAccatcatcagcct gagTGTTTGGAACCAGATGACACCATCTATCAAAACAGATGA